A single window of Doryrhamphus excisus isolate RoL2022-K1 chromosome 5, RoL_Dexc_1.0, whole genome shotgun sequence DNA harbors:
- the tmed5 gene encoding transmembrane emp24 domain-containing protein 5 produces MDVARTFFCVITVLFVVVCERFLALAAFSQSLDSDFTFTLPAGRKECFYQTMKKDASLEIEYQVLDGAGLDIDFYISSPSGQILYSDQHKSDGMHTIETEEGDYMFCFDNMFSTVSEKLIFFELILDNMDGDEEPDDWKEYVHGTDMLDMKLEDIMYTINNVKARLGKSVQIQTVLRAFEARDRNLQESNYYRVNFWSVVNLVVMMLVSGVQVYLVRSLFEDKRKIRT; encoded by the exons ATGGACGTCGCCcggacatttttttgtgtcattaccgTATTGTTTGTTGTAGTTTGCGAGAGGTTTTTGGCGCTGGCCGCCTTCTCCCAGTCTCTGGACAGCGACTTCACGTTCACTCTGCCCGCTGGTCGCAAGGAATGTTTCTACCAGACTATGAAGAAAGATGCCTCACTGGAAATAGAATATCAG GTATTGGACGGTGCAGGCCTCGACATCGATTTCTACATCTCTTCTCCCTCTGGGCAGATACTATACAGTGACCAGCACAAGTCAGATGGGATGCACAC CATTGAGACCGAGGAGGGGGACTACATGTTCTGTTTCGATAACATGTTTAGCACAGTCTCAGAGAAGCTCATCTTCTTCGAGCTCATCCTGGACAACATGGACGGCGACGAGGAGCCCGACGACTGGAAGGAGTATGTGCACGGGACGGACATGTTGGACATGAAGCTGGAGGACATCATG TACACCATCAACAACGTGAAGGCGCGCCTGGGCAAGAGTGTGCAGATCCAGACGGTGCTGCGCGCCTTCGAGGCCCGCGACAGGAACCTCCAGGAGAGCAACTACTACAGAGTCAACTTCTGGTCGGTGGTCAACCTGGTCGTGATGATGCTGGTGTCAGGCGTCCAGGTCTACTTGGTGCGCTCGCTTTTTGAAGACAAGAGGAAGATTCGTACATAG
- the LOC131129465 gene encoding uncharacterized protein LOC131129465, giving the protein MGRLRRNYTLPCIGDCSQPRVVSAGVGRPRVIVGLTGQYYLLSSRLCCKSCNRRWYADNPLWVEKLLKRFTNLLPALLTYKKAICKSVLDELRRTGKSPNDMANQIMEMLHLKYERANLAYLLCCQNVMDGEAGTSGQMTNTHFLQQERKPEPFGSYSDADGWNGVSVSAHYLTDCLLREFQHQRDTIQKLLQSTFGQVLRSDHNRKVAKKVTFSSGVMSSYAVMNENWMILSWVMLQSVTAKTLRPMYEGLSNRYSRAGIEKAQFQWVNRDCCALFRVAESLAGEHLNWDAWRTTDKIVAEVTSGNLLNTCASRTYYNPSITIKLDLFGCMGRFLCECASEHHPLYSTFAQFLSAAFSVVDREDLQRLQDAYVFCGIHPANPTKQHIREHCRVKIPQPGELIERVEGVLQHFYLTTDPNNLPLFKPSMLKAWRIQRVHILRGCLSDPEVDGGILYRHGGAVQLNHVPGEHARVPVWIPVRGTSQQEGFHFHQAQWVTGTQVSPELFQAQSMTGVCRWNYQRLLDLKQPGLCLPPVFDPELMCTLNAVSKRVLGEEKYPALRLAEDDTGERFGLEYLEPDCSPVPLDWDKYKHKKDLGRTTSALSACILTDEGSEPVQSSATRATRLFNFPVHPPCFHATTPNTTTTTTTTTTTAVPVPAASADNASASTFPVTEPQRKLDATPVLLMNPPPPAQTLTTATMEEEQQHQQPPPLSKKPQTKKCLFCGQPKSKYKGDGSSIHHFYQQGPVRYFYCSTKVLRHTEQKV; this is encoded by the exons ATGGGACGGCTGAGAAGGAACTACACCCTGCCGTGCATCGGTGACTGTTCTCAGCCACGTGTTGTCTCTGCTGGAGTCGGGAGACCGCGAGTGATTGTGGGCCTCACTGGGCAATACTACCTGCTCTCCTCCAGGCTGTGCTGTAAGAGCTGCAATAGGAGGTGGTATGCCGACAACCCGCTCTGGGTGGAAAAGCTTCTCAAGAGGTTTACCAATCTGTTGCCAGCGTTACTGACTTACAAGAAGGCCATCTGTAAGTCAGTCCTGGATGAGCTGAGACGGACTGGAAAATCCCCCAATGACATGGCAAATCAGATCATGGAGATGTTGCATCTCAAGTATGAGCGTGCCAACCTGGCCTATCTCCTCTGTTGCCAGAATGTGATGGACGGAGAGGCAGGAACTTCCGGCCAAATGACCAACACTCACTTCTTGCAGCAGGAGAGAAAACCGGAGCCTTTTGGGAGCTACAGTGATGCAGATGGCTGGAACGGGGTCTCTGTGTCTGCCCACTACCTCACTGACTGCCTGCTGCGTGAGTTCCAGCACCAGAGGGACACCATTCAGAAGCTGCTGCAGAGTACCTTTGGACAGGTTCTCCGCTCAGACCACAACCGCAAAGTGGCCAAGAAAGTCACTTTTTCATCCGGTGTCATGTCGTCATACGCTGTGATGAATGAGAACTGGATGATCCTGTCCTGGGTCATGTTGCAGTCTGTGACTGCAAAAACCCTGCGGCCGATGTATGAGGGTCTCTCAAACCGCTACAGCAGGGCCGGCATTGAGAAAGCCCAGTTTCAGTGGGTAAACAG GGATTGCTGTGCACTGTTCAGGGTGGCAGAGTCTCTGGCTGGAGAGCATCTAAACTGGGATGCGTGGCGAACAACAGACAAGATTGTTGCTGAGGTCACGTCTGGAAACCTCTTAAATACATGCGCATCCAGAACATACTACAACCCCAGCATCACCATCAAGCTGGACTTGTTTGGCTGCATGGGACGATTTCTCTGTGAATGTGCTTCAGAACACCACCCTCTGTACAGCACCTTCGCGCAGTTCCTATcagctgccttctctgtggtggaccgggaagacctgcagaggctccaggatgcGTATGTGTTCTGTGGCATCCATCCCGCAAATCCGACCAAGCAGCACATTCGGGAGCACTGCAGGGTGAAGATTCCTCAACCGGGGGAGCTCATTGAGAGAGTGGAGGGGGTGTTGCAGCACTTTTACTTGACCACCGACCCAAACAACTTGCCTTTGTTTAAGCCCTCCATGTTGAAGGCGTGGAGGATCCAGCGCGTTCACATCCTGCGTGGCTGCCTCAGCGATCCAGAGGTGGACgggggcatactgtaccgccACGGAGGAGCAGTCCAGCTCAACCATGTGCCAGGTGAGCATGCGAGAGTCCCCGTCTGGATCCCCGTCAGAGGCACATCTCAGCAGGAGGGGTTCCACTTCCACCAGGCTCAGTGGGTGACTGGCACGCAGGTCtccccagagctgttccaggcccagAGCATGACAGGAGTGTGCCGCTGGAACTATCAGCGTCTGCTGGACCTGAAGCAGCCAGGACTTTGTCTCCCGCCTGTTTTTGACCCTGAGCTGATGTGCACCTTGAATGCTGTGTCCAAACGTGTCTTAGGCGAAGAGAAGTACCCTGCTCTTCGTTTGGCAGAAGATGACACCGGGGagaggtttggcctggagtacTTGGAGCCAGACTGTAGTCCAgtccctttagactgggacaaatataaacacaagaAAGACCTTGGCCGTACCACCAGTGCACTGTCTGCATGTATCCTGACTGATGAAGGATCAGAACCAGTCCAGTCTTCCGCCACACGTGCCACCAGGCTCTTCAACTTCCCGGTTCACCCTCCTTGCTTTCATGCTACTACtccaaatactactactactactactactactactacaactgcAGTTCCTGTTCCAGCCGCTAGTGCTGACAATGCTTCAGCCTCTACCTTTCCTGTGACTGAGCCTCAGCGAAAGTTAG ACGCTACACCTGTATTGCTAATGAatccaccaccacctgctcagaCCCTGACCACAGCCACCATGGAAGAggagcagcagcaccagcaaCCACCGCCCCTTTCAAAGAAACCCCAAACAAAGAAATGTCTGTTCTGTGGCCAGCCCAAATCCAAGTATAAAGGTGATGGAAGCTCCATCCACCACTTCTATCAACAGGGCCCTGTCAGGTACTTCTATTGCTCCACAAAGGTTTTGAGACATACGGAGCAGAAGGTCTGA